The sequence CACCCAAGCATTTAAGAAGGGCCAAAACTCAGACAGCCATTTTCTAAATCCTCTGACCCATCAACCTGGCAAAGAGTCCCTGGGCAACTGAAAAGCATCAAACAAAGAACATTTTAGATGAGCTCCAACAgcctgggatttttttttatttgtcccgTTGACAGACAATACAACCTTTAAACAGTAAAAGCTTCACAGTAGATATTACTAATGATACCATCCTCGTACTAGTTAACCATTTGGTGACCTCCAATTATGCCTTTTTCTCTAGCAAATATGAGCGTTGAACTGTTGATGGTTCTATCAGCTTTTGTTAGAGAGAGTGATATTCCTTGtagttttctattttttttcccatttccaattaattaacccttgtatgttgttcgggtctgtgggacccatattcataaacatcgatagttttgaaaaactttgcttccttgtaaatttgttgatttttttcccattcataacttgattaaatttgattttctttttttttattacattttattaaaaaaacaacaaaagaaaggtaaagagcaaatattaactatatatgctgtttatattgcttgtaattgggatgaagtaaacatctgtagagtattttaacataaaatttttgattgtgttgaattaaaaacccaaaaatgcagcgagTCCAACAGACCCACGatcactggctgagtaacaaaaatacgagcaccatacaagggttaaataaagAGCTTATATACATGCTGGTGACAAGCATCAGCAATATTATATTTTCATCTTAAAAGAGCAAAAGGTCTTTTTCTGCTGCTTCCCAGACATGCTAGTGCTACTTTGATCAACACAAATAATCAAATCTAAACGAACATAACGCTTctccaaaaaggaaaaaacgTCAACACCAAGAGGCTTCTATTTCTAACCCACTGCCGTTGGCACACAAAGCAATCAAAGGTTCTCCAAAAGCTTTGGCTAGAGAGAAGGTGACCTCCTCCTGGTTGTGCTGGGCTTCTTTCCCGAAGAAGAACAAACAGTCTGTCACCAGCTGTCCACCAATGCCATGCCAAGCTTTCTATCCCCTCCCCCAATGATTTCTTCTTGCCTAGGCCTAAAAGACCAAGGGATGGGCACATAGCACGAATGCTCCTATCGTGTCATCTGCATTCCTtgatttacattaataaaactaCTTTGAGTGCCTGGAATGTTTCTGCATAACAATTGTCAACTTGGTGATAGAAATGTTCAGGCTGTTTAAGGGGAAAGTACATTTCAAGGACTCGAGGAATTTCCCAAGGAATTTTCTTAGTGGAGGATAAAGTAAAATATGCAATACAAAATACCCCAAAcaggggcacggtgacttagtggttagcacgttcgcctcacacctccagggttgggggttcgattcccacctccaccttgtgtgtgtggagtttgcatgttctccccgtgcctcgggggtttcctccgggtactccggtttcctcccacggtccaaagacatgcatggtaggttgattggcatctctggaaaattgtccgtagtttgtgattgtgtgagtgaatgagagtgtgtgtgtgtgtgccctgcgatgggttggcactccgtccagggtgtatcctgccttgatgcccgatgacgcctgagataggcacaggctccccgtgacccgaggtagttcggataagcggtagaagatgaatgaatgaatgaaaataccCCAAACGTTAATGAATGTAAATAGAAATACAGTGTGTGGTACAGTATGTACCTGTGAAGTATACGATAAACTGCAAAAATGCtattaaaatgaaactaaacCAATGGTCAACAGCCTTACATTGATCTCTTTGAATTTCTTTATTGTTAATCTTTTGAAGGAAAGCCAttggtcattcattcatccatcctagTCAAAGGGATCCCAAGAATATGCCAGGAATTCTGGGTGAAAAGCAGGAATATGGGACAAATCAGGTCAAATTGAATATGACACCAGTCTATCAGAAACCTATCCTAGGAGTACAGGGCACAAGAGGAATATACCCTGGATGAGATACTAGTCCATGACGAAGTGACTCAAGTTCAGAATTAAACTAGGGACCGTAGAGTTTTTTGCAGCGACTCTACTTATTTGCATGGTTACACAACTTCTATTGCAGTAAACTTGATTCAGACCATAAGTCATTTTGAATTTGAACACTACTTTATTAAACCCTAATAGCAAAACATTAAACGaggttgtttttaaaaaaggaaactgTGTTCTTTCAGGTCCACCTCGCTTTCTTTCCCAGTTACACGGAAAATGGTTTGTGCAGGTCAATCAAACCTCACAGCTTGAACAAGTGCTATTGAACAAAGACCTTTGACTTAGCGAACAAAAATAAGGATCTCAAGCAAGTCACCGTATGGGGTTTGATTAGTGAAAAGGAAATGTGAATTTAGCTCAGGCAACTGAACCGTTTGATGTCTTTGCAAAAAATCGATTACATGAAAACTCAGAGATAAAACAAATATTCTTTCAACCTTGTTCCTCTGTGCTCAGTGTCAGTTGTTCACCAATAGGGGTCTCAGTGGGAAAAAAATGGGAGAAAGGGAACCTGAGGAACCTTCTTTCCCATTACTGTAAGGAATGTGATTGCTTTTGAATTGTAATTTTTAAGAAACAGAAAGTTTTATTAGGATGAATTTGCGTTGTGATCAACAGGTTAATCCTGAcctgacttaaaaaaaatctatatgcATAATTGACAAGTTTGGCTACAAGGCACTGCTATAGATTAGCAGCATGACACTTTAAAATGCTATATTGATTGTATGTGTGGTATTTATTTATGGCTGCTGTGTGACATTCTGAATTTCCAATATTTCATTCACTGAGGAAAACTGCAACTTTAAGTGATAAATGAGTCCTGACTTTTGCCCAGAAATACCAAATGATTAAAATTATATCCCAAGTACAAAGTCATATCCCCAAAAATGACTAAAGGCTTTGAACTAATGTCTTAGGCTCTCAGATCGTCTTTCACAGGCAGGTCACATCATTCTTTATTTATCAGCCCCAGCTTGGGAAAATACAAATGACTTCCAGAAGCATCACTATGAATCTATTTCTCTTCAGACCCCCCATGTGCTCTACTTTTCAATGCTTAATAGTGGCATGTAGCCATTACAACCAAGCTGTAGACCACAGCAACACATGACCTCTGCATAAAGTTTTATTATAGCATTGCATCAATAGCtccttgtactgtatatggtcAATCCAAATTATGAAATTTGCAAGGGCacagttttgtttaaatatgtcTGTCTCTATTTATTTCATCTTACTTCAACTTCTTCTTGCCTCAGTCACACTATTTTAACCCTGTTCCTCATAGCCTGTAGTATGGGGTGTCTAATCTTACCTGTAAATGGCCAGtttgggtgcaggttttcattacTAACAAGCCGGATCGCTCTTTGTTTAATCAGCTGATCTTGGATCCTTGATCTATTGATATGTATTTACTTAAGACTGTTTATTAGCATACCCAATAACATGAAGTGTGGGTGCAGTGGGTATCATTGGCATCTTACAGCTTCAGGGACCCactttgatcctgagcttgggttactgtctgtgtggagttttgcatgtttgcaTAACTGCTTGGGATACCTCTGGGATTTTTGATatcctcccaaaaacatggcagttGCAGCTTTTATTCATTACAAGTTCATTACAGAAGAGAACACAGGGTTAGCCTGATATAGTGCTATCGGATAACAGTTAGGTTTGTGGGCCACGTTCAAGGGTCCGACAGTGGTCGCTTGGGCTGTTAAACCTCCTGCTCTTTGGATCAGTAATCTAAAGTCTTAACTACTGAGTCATGACTGCATCATAGCTACCATGTGAGCTAATGCTAatcgttttttttaaagcaatggCCTGTGCACAATAAATTTTGAgaaggtgtgaatgagtgtgtgaattcATATATTCATAGGGCCCTGTGATTGACTGGCGAATTCTCGCCTCATaaccagtgttcccaggataggctccaAATCCATCTTGACTTTGATGGTTTATAAAACACTCATTGAAAGTGATATTCCATATCATATGGTCACATAATGACCTTTTAAGAACTCATAGCATTTGGGACAAACtcgatatgtgtgtgtgtgtgtgtgtgtgtgtttggcaggcTGCCTGATCTGCATCACCTCCATCCTGCAAAGCTGGTAGCGAGGAGACTCCTGCTGTTCCGGCTTAGGATTTaatgagagagatgaaagaggcAAAAATTCAAGCAGACTGCTAACTCGGGGGTTGTGTCGTTCACTCCACCCAACCCCTTACTGCACCCATCctatctttttctctcctctgtctACAGTGAAGACCAagcccttcttcttcttcttcatcagacTCTATAACTAAGCAGTATTATTTACTGAGTTTGTTTGTGACCTTGTTAAACATACCGCCTTCTAAATTCTTCTTGTAATGATCTGCACGCACTGGGACTATGAAAGCATGCCCCCAAGTTGTAGAAATTTCTTATATGCAAACTCATTAATGTGGACTACGATTACTTCCCTTTCAGTTGTATAACAGGCGAGGAGTTACGACAGGTTTATAATTTTACAAATCATGTCGAGTATcaattatttcaattttttgGAAAATTTCATAACAATAGCTTGAAAAAAGAACCCAATCCAAATAAACCATAAATTAGACtatcttttgtatttaaagGATGATTAGTCTTGGTCTGTCTACTGAAGATTTTTTGCTCTTTCACCGTTCTGTTTCTGCTTTATGTGAGAATTGCCTTTAATGGTGTTTTGTGGATGTCACTACTTTCCTTTGCTGTTtgtcagcacacacaaacaaagcacaTTAATCTATTTGTCACAGGAATTATTAGTTTGGTCTACAAGCCTATAAATATTACACAACTTGACTAAAAGATTGACCAATACTCAGTGTTCATAATACTAGAAAAATCGCAGACACTGATAATTTAACActtaaacacagaaaatcaaacagaaaagtaaaaataagcatggatttttattgtgtttacaacatgacaaagaaaacTGACAACTGATTACATTTCTGAAAGGTTTTGTTCAAAGCTAAAGTGCTTAATAAAAAAGATCTTATAACAGTGTCTACGATCGTGGGGCACGATGCACCGTGTAAAAGGACAGACCCTGAATAAGGTATACAGGCCTCCTGCTGAGAACAAGGAAGAAAGCACACAGGCTTGGGCATATAAGAAATTCAGTTTGATCTCATTgcactgaaggaaaaaaaaagatgagaataCACATGAACTTGGCCTTGGCATGGTATAGACAATAGATTTGGTGGAAACAATAGGATTTGGGGTGACTGCATTTCAAATGTCAAAGAAGGAACCTCAGGCTTTCAGATGCGACGCCTTGCTGAGAACAGCACATTGGCGGGTCAACAAGGTGGCATAACCAGACTGCGTGCTGCTGCCCCCTTGTGGATGGACCATCTTTAAGCAACCAAGCATAACTGGTGTGCATCAAAGAAGGAATAAGACAAAAGGAGTATTACACTTCATCCAGGGATTTGCTCTTCTTCTGGATTTTCGCCATCTCACCCTGCAGCTGGTTCACAGTCTCAATCATATTCTGGAAGCTGTCCCGTATATTTCCCATCCCCTCTTTCCTACAGGATAACCGCAGCTCGTCGATCCACTGCAGCACCTCATCCAGCTGCTCCTGTGTTTCCTTCTGCTCAGTGAGCTCAGCCAGGAGAGCTTGTTTTGCGCACACCTCTGCCTCGTAAGACTTTTGCAGCTCTGCGATCGAAGCCTCCAGCTTTAAAAGCTGTTCTTTGCTCTCTGGGTATTTGCGGTGCGAATCGTCTTCGGGAAGAAGGACGTTTTCGGGTACCGAAAGCACACTGTTAACCAACAGAGCTTCCATGCGACCCGACAGCTTCAGGAAGCGTTCCTGCAGGAACTGAAGCAGTTTTTGCGTGCACTCTCGAGTCTTTATACAAAGCTCTTCGGGCTGATCTTTTCCCTGTGACAGTTTCCGGACAAACACGGACTCGACGACTACAAGCATCTCGTACAGACAGTCCTGGAAGGCGCTGTTCATCCGCATCATGCAGGTCTGAGGGGTGAAGCCGAAGAACTGCGCCTCGTACA comes from Tachysurus vachellii isolate PV-2020 chromosome 26, HZAU_Pvac_v1, whole genome shotgun sequence and encodes:
- the mis12 gene encoding protein MIS12 homolog, coding for MAEDREENMGSSSSDSLKLYEAQFFGFTPQTCMMRMNSAFQDCLYEMLVVVESVFVRKLSQGKDQPEELCIKTRECTQKLLQFLQERFLKLSGRMEALLVNSVLSVPENVLLPEDDSHRKYPESKEQLLKLEASIAELQKSYEAEVCAKQALLAELTEQKETQEQLDEVLQWIDELRLSCRKEGMGNIRDSFQNMIETVNQLQGEMAKIQKKSKSLDEV